In the Kribbella sp. NBC_00482 genome, one interval contains:
- a CDS encoding D-alanyl-D-alanine carboxypeptidase family protein yields the protein MRLLLTACATTALVVAGPLTATAVGQAPQGPVGGDLLTAKPTVVANGAAPPAVQASAYVVADVDTGQVLAAKAPHAQLRPASTLKTLTALVLLPRLKKTDPVVGSDADAGIIGSKVGVYPGLRYTVDQLFQGMFLASGNDAVHALCAHDQGGVPATIQRMNAKAKDLGALDTHVTDPTGLDADGQYSSAYDLALFAQAGLTRQDFAKYASTKYTTFPNVGNKGTYQVANQNKLLFNYDGALGVKTGYTTLARNTFVGAARRNGHTLVVTMMNAPHGITEDASNLLTWTFTNYGKLKPVGTLVKPAVAPPKTQPEGKPATQPESGTAGHPQARTALSPGQAVQSLALRVPDWAYAAPPVLLLGLFLRRPRTLRRRRH from the coding sequence ATGCGTTTGCTTCTGACGGCCTGCGCAACCACTGCACTGGTGGTCGCCGGACCTCTGACAGCGACCGCCGTCGGCCAGGCCCCACAGGGCCCGGTCGGCGGCGACCTGCTGACCGCGAAGCCGACGGTGGTCGCCAACGGGGCGGCACCGCCGGCTGTCCAGGCATCGGCGTACGTCGTGGCCGACGTGGACACCGGCCAGGTACTGGCGGCCAAAGCGCCGCACGCGCAGCTCCGCCCGGCCAGCACCCTCAAGACGCTGACCGCGCTGGTCCTGCTGCCCCGGCTGAAGAAGACCGATCCGGTGGTCGGTTCGGACGCCGACGCCGGCATCATCGGCAGCAAGGTCGGCGTGTACCCGGGCCTGCGCTACACCGTCGACCAGCTGTTCCAGGGCATGTTCCTGGCCTCCGGGAACGACGCCGTCCACGCACTGTGCGCCCACGACCAGGGCGGCGTACCCGCGACCATCCAGCGGATGAACGCGAAGGCCAAGGATCTCGGCGCGCTGGACACCCACGTCACCGACCCGACCGGCCTGGACGCCGACGGGCAGTACTCCAGCGCCTACGACCTGGCCCTGTTCGCGCAGGCCGGGCTGACCCGGCAGGACTTCGCGAAGTACGCGTCGACGAAGTACACGACCTTCCCGAACGTCGGCAACAAGGGCACGTACCAGGTCGCGAACCAGAACAAGCTGCTCTTCAACTACGACGGCGCGCTCGGCGTGAAGACCGGCTACACGACACTGGCGCGGAACACGTTCGTCGGCGCCGCCCGCCGCAACGGGCACACGCTGGTCGTGACGATGATGAACGCGCCGCACGGCATCACCGAGGACGCGAGCAACCTGCTGACCTGGACGTTCACCAACTACGGCAAGCTCAAGCCGGTCGGCACCCTCGTCAAACCGGCCGTCGCGCCGCCGAAGACCCAGCCGGAAGGCAAACCCGCCACCCAACCCGAGTCGGGTACGGCGGGCCACCCGCAGGCACGCACCGCGCTCAGCCCCGGCCAGGCGGTCCAGTCACTCGCCTTACGAGTCCCCGACTGGGCGTACGCCGCCCCACCCGTACTACTCCTCGGCCTCTTCCTCCGCCGCCCACGAACCCTCCGCCGCCGCCGTCACTGA